One Ursus arctos isolate Adak ecotype North America unplaced genomic scaffold, UrsArc2.0 scaffold_37, whole genome shotgun sequence genomic window, AGTCTACTCTCCAAGTAAAGTGTGGAAGTATGATAGTTGCTCAGGAGTCCTTTCTGCCCCACCGAGACCCCGAACATTGCCCTGCAGTTCACTCCAGATAAGTGGTCACCGCACATCAGTCCAAGATTCCTCTTTGTCTCTTCCATTGGAGGAGTCCACTGAAGATTACCATACAGACCGTTCCCAATAACAGGAGACTGTTGGAATATTTAAGACGAAGAAGGCAGCATAGCTGGTGAAAAACAGTCTTTGGTATTGGAAAAATCAGGTTGGGAATCCTGGTGTCCCCATTTTCCAGCTGCACGATTGATCTATCGATCGATAGATCTGGGGACAGGCCAGCCACCTACCGCTCTGAGCCTTCGGGTCATGAGGATGAAAGGGGAGAATGCAGGAAGGTGCTTAGCGCAGCACCTGGCAACCAACTGTggcgggggagggaaggagccaggaAGTCGGAAGGTCTGTTTGGGTGCTTGCAGtgtcaggaagaaaagagaagagctgGAGCCTGAAGGGAAAGGGACCCGGGCAGAAAAGGAGCAGTAAAGCCATCCTGGCTCCCCACACAGAGATAGACATCGTCTTGTAGCCCCGGAGGGCTGGTGGTGCCCCAGGGAGCACAGAGAGCGGGGGCTGGCACTCGGGATTGGGAACTTCTAGAAGGTTTAGCTCGATCTCCCCCTTTTGTCCTGCTCCTATTAACAGTAGGTTGGTGGGCTTggcagggcaggagagaaggggcGGTCCACACATGGTTTGCACCCATCTGACCCTAGTGACAAGATGAAGCTGTGCCAACAGGGCAGCCACCGCCCATCTTCAGAGCCCCCACCTGCCTGGGGGCCAAGGTGGGGAATGGCTACTGTGGCGGGTCCTCGCCCAGAAGGGGCTACTGTGGTGGGAACGAGAGGGTGATGGGGAAGCCTGGTGCCAGGATGACCCTGAATCTCTTAGTTTCTGCGTCGAGGCCCCCCCGTGTAGCCACGGAGCACCCACTCGGAGCTGGACACTGGGCTCTGAGGCGGGGAGTCCACAGACAAATGACGCACAGCCCTGGCTCCTGGAGGAAGACCTCCAGTCCCGGGGCCTCGCCTCCGGCCATCCTCAGCTCCCTTACGTACTGACCCCTCACCCGGCTGCTCTGAACCCCTGTCTCTCTCGCCCCTCTGACTTCCTTCTGGTCTCTGGTCGGGTCTTAACCAGACTCCGCAGTGTGTGTGCTCCCAGAGGGAAGCGACAcaaaggaaaggggggggggcagaaaggaGGGAATCCCGCTGACATCACTGCTCATTAGCATGTGTGACCTCATCAGGGGGCGGGACAATTTCCCCaggtgtggggggggaggagggcatgGGGGTGGTATTTAAGGGAAAAGCTGACAGTGCTGCTGAGTGAGGGAGTGGGTACTGCAAGCCGCGGGgctgcacacgcacacgcgcaccgATGCACGCGGACCTCGACACCGACATGGACACGGACACAGAAACCACAGCACTCTGCCCCTCCGGCAGCCACCAGGCCTCCCCCCCGGGGACGCCCACACCAGGTGAGGGCTGAGCTGGGCAGGTTGCAGCCGACACCATGGGGGTGGGAGCTGAAGCTCTGGTGGGGAGGTCGGAACTGGGGGCCGACGGAGCTTGAACCCAAACAGCACAGGGGAAGAGCAACTCAGGAAGTGGGGAAGCCTCCCGCTCACACCAGGactgaggctgggctgggggccgcGGGGCGCTGCCTAaacgccccctcccccatcactccCAGGGCTTCGCTGGGGAAACTGGTGCTCAGCCCTAGGTCAGCCTCATTCCCAAGAGGCTGGGATGGGCAGGACAGacgggggagagggaaggggcagcccACCAGCCTGGGAATCACGGGCTGGGGGCTACCCTGGGGACCTGTTGTGAGGGTTTCACTGGCTCTCGGAGGCCCTGGCGGCCAGCCAAGTATTGATCCTGGGCTATTTCCAGCCTCTCGCCATCCCGCTTTGTTGTGTCTGTCGTTCTTCCTCCAGTTACCCTGACCCATGCATTGTCACTCTCCCTCTCGCTCATGCTCCCGCTCTCTCGCtcatctcccccactccctccctccctctacctcACCACGAACAGATTCTCTGGGACTCGCGGGGACCGCCAGAGATGCAGAAAGATTCTCACACGCAGCCATGCACTGGGCGATGCTCACCTACAGGGCCATGCGAAGAGGCAGCTCCTCTcacacacgggggggggggggcgccccaATGCACACATCATAAGGAGGGAAGGCCCTTCCCTGGGAACAGGCTCCCCACAAAGTTTTTGACTCTACCACTACCCGCCCCCCAGAACCTGGGCAGCAGCGGCGGCTTCTCAACCCCTCGCGCCTCCCCAGTTGGGGGGACTACCGGTTTGGGAAGCAGTAGAAGGCAGGGCCTCTtggtggaaggaggggcagccCCCGGGGCCAGAGGCCTAGTCTGGGGTGGGCCTGTGTGTCAGTGTGAGGCCTGAGTGGGTGTGCGAGCCTGCGCACAGGTGCCTCCCCTGCATGGAGCATGTTTTGAACAGGTTGTGGCTGGAACCGCATTGGGTAAGGCTTCAGTTCAGCTCCTTTGAGCCCCACCAGTTCAGGGTTCTGGGGGAGTTCAGTGTCAGAGGTCAGACACATATTCTTAGCTCCTTCTGGGTCATGGTCATCCACTCgggctctggggccagagcaGGCAGGACTGAGCCCTCTGCAGATGGCTAGGCATACCCCCACTCATAGCTTCCTTCTCTTTGCCCCCCCAGAAACAGATGCCTCACTGCTGAAGAAGCCAGAGAAGCTGTTGGCAGGGTTGGACCGGGGTgggccaccccctgccccaggggcccccagacgAAGAGGCAGTATGCCTGTCCCCTACAAGCACCAGCTCCGGCGCGCCCAGGCCATAGATGAACTTGACTGGCCACCTCAAGCCTCATCCTCTGGTTCCTCTGACTCCTTGGGCTCAGGGGAGGCAGGCCCCACCCAAAAGGATGGCATCTTCAAGGTCATGCTGGTAGGGGAGAGCGGCGTGGGCAAGAGCGCCCTAGCGGGCACTTTCGGTGGTCTCCAGGGAGACAGTGCTCATGAGCCGGAGAACCCAGGTATTTTGGGGGAGCCCTGGAAAGGTCAAGGGCACCTGTGGAACCCTAGTCAGGGATGGAAGAGCTCAAGGCACGAGCAGCCCCTGGAGGCCAGAACCTAAGAGAAGCGACTCCAGTGCTTTCTGTGGCAACCTCCCTGGAGGGGGGCCCTGGTTACCAGGCCTCACAAGTGTTGGGGAGCCTCCTAATGGGCTctattctttgtctttatttcccAACAGAGGACACCTATGAAAGACGCATCACGGTGGATAAGGAGGAAGTGACTCTAGTTGTTTATGACATCTGGGAACAGGTAAGAACCtaggagagctggggaggggcagagtttGGCTGAAGGCTGGTGACACTGTAGGCCCTGGTTCCAATATGCCCTAGAACCTGATCTTTCACACGTATCCTCTCAGAGAGCAAAGGCCCACATCAATGCGCATGCCTTGGCACTGAGTGCCTCTGTCTTTCCAggatcttcttcttctttttttttttttttaagattttttatttatttattcgacagagatagagacagccagcgagagagggaacacaagcagggggagtgggagaggaagaagcaggctcatagcggaggagcctgatgtggggctcgatcccacaacgccgggatcacgccctgagccgaaggcagacgcttaaccgctgtgccacccaggcgcccctttccagGATCTTCTGACCCAGAGGGAAGTTAGGATCTGAATTTGACAAACCCTGCAGCTGTGAGCTAGGCTGAACACCCTGAAATCGACCCCATCCATACATTCTCCAGCCTGGAAGAGTCTGATCGGACAGGACAAGAGCTCAGGGCTCTGGAATatcagggaagaggagaaagtgagGATTTGTGACTACTGGAGCATAAATGGTTACTACGCAGACATGAGAGGCCGGATTACATACAACTGAAGAGCATTCATTTTTAAACTGAGAGCTTAAGCATAAGAGAGTAGGGTGCGCTACCCCAGTCTAGGAGCCTGTGTCGCCAATTCCCCCATGTGGGGATCACATGATAAACCACCCTCTCCCCCACAAGCACACTCCACGGTATGGAGATTCTGCCATTAACTTGCTCCGCGGAGCTAAGCAGGTGGCTTCTCCCTCACATCTAGATGCCTCATCCTTGACATGCAGGTGCTGGACAGGTGCTCCCgcccctccagccctgacatTCCACCACTCTCTGCCCATATGCAGGGGGACGCAGGGGGGTGGCTGCGGGACCACTGCCTTCAGACCGGGGATGCCTTTCTCATCGTCTTCTCAGTCACCGACCGACGAAGCTTCTCCAAAGTTCCAGAGACTCTACTTCGGCTGCGGGCTGGGAGGCCCCACCACGACCTCCCTGTCATCCTCGTTGGAAACAAGAGCGACCTGGCCCGCTCCCGCGAGGTCTCACTGGAGGGTGAGTTTCCTGTACCTCATCCATCCCTGAAATCTCCCCCTTCCAGGTCACCTCTTCTCCACAGGGCCCTTTTACCCTCCCGGGTGCACGATCAATTGCCCGTAGCCTTTAGCAGGCTAAGGGCAGACTCTCAGTGCCCGTGCCTAGGGCCCGAGAACCCCTTCTCCTCACGCCTCACCTCTTCTCCAAggcccctttctctcctcccctcggCACCACCACCGCCCTCTGCGCGATACCTGCCTTGTTCTCGGTTGTTCTCGGTCGCTAGAGACTCGCTGGCCGCGACCCCCTTCTAGTGCATCCGGGCACCTCCTGCCCCTCCATCCCAAGCCCACCctcgccccgccccggccccgtgCGGCCCGCGGGCGCCCTAACCGGTCCCTTCCCGCAGAGGGCCGCCACCTGGCAGGCACCCTGAGCTGCAAGCACATCGAGACGTCGGCCGCGCTGCACCACAACACGCGGGAGCTCTTCGAGGGCGCGGTGCGCCAGATCCGGCtgcggcggggccggggccgcGCCGGGGGTCCGCGGCCCGAGTGGGGCTGCCCCGACGGCCCCCCGCCGCCTGCGCGCCGCGAGAGCCTCACCAAGAAGGCCAAGCGCTTCCTGGCCAACCTGGTGCCGCGCAACGCCAAGTTCTTCAAGCAGCGCTCCAGGTCGTGTCACGACCTCTCCGTGCTCTGAGCCGCCGTCGCCATGGTCACCGCGGTCGCCATGGTCACCGCGCCCTCCGCTCGCcccctcgccccgccccgcccccgtccGGCTTCCTCCGCGAGGACCGTCTAGGAAACCAAACACGCCCGGGGCGCCCGGCCGCCGGCGCGCGTCGCCCGCAGCCCCGCCACCGCGCGTGCCCCGGCTACCTCCCCGCCCCAGGGCGCCTAGAAGGCGAGGACGCAGACCTGTGGGCGGGCGCGCTGCGGGCGGAGGGCCGGGCGGCTTCCGGGAGGGCAGGAGGGCCTACCGTTCCGCGAGCTGTTTGACTTGTATGAAGCCACGCTTGACCACTCCTCCTGGAAAGAAATCCTAAAGGCGAGAACTGGAAAAGTGCTTTGTAGACCCCTTTCCAGTTCTCCACCTTTGTACTCGGCGCGAATACGCCTCACCTTTAAGAAATCCTTAAAGGTAAAGACACGGAGACGCTTCTTGGAGACTTTTATTAAAACGTGGTGGCTCTTAGTTGCTGCACTTGTCGTCCACTTTGCCTTTAAGAAGTCCTTAAAGGCAAAGGCCTGGAAGTGCTATTTTTCAGAATTGATTCTGTGATTTACCTGCACACCACCAGGGCACTTCCCTTGTAAGGTTATTAAAGGTAAGGTTTGGACAGACGTTTGCCTTCAGATGCCATTGTGAAGAGCTGAGCAGGTGGCACGGTCCCCTTTGGCCAGGGCCGCGGAGGCCCCCAGCAAGGGAGCCACCCTTCCCTTTTCAATAAAGAACTTTTCTACATTTGCTCATTTTGACTCTGTTCTCAAAAGCCCCACAAAAGGAATAGTTGTAGATGGAAACTGTTACACCCTAAAGCTTAGGCCCAGAGGAGCAAGGAACCGAAATCTCCAGGAGGCTCCAGAACTGACTTGGTCCTGGTGTAGTCTGTGACAAGGAGCCACAGGCTGTTAGAAATAACTGTGTCCAGCTCCTCCCTCTGCAGATGAGCAAACAACCCTGGAAAGAAGCAAAGACTTGCTAGAAGTTTTAGAAATGTAGTGACACTACGGGACCAAGTCCACAGACTCTAGACCTCCTCACCTTACCACACCTTATTCTGCAGAGTAAGCTGGAGGCTACAGTTAGCACCCAGAGCTACACCCAGCTGGTTTCAGGTGGGGCCCACGTCCACCAGGGAGGCCCATCGGCTGGGGCGTGATGAAGATGGCCCGCACCTCTCCCGGCAGGCCCCACCACCCCAACTGTCACCTGCAAAGCCCGTGTGAGAACTCAAGCTGTCAGTGCCTCCCCCTGGGGACGCCCACGCCTACTGCTGCCTGAGCCACGAGTCTGAACAaagagagcagaggcagcagcTCCCCTCACCCCAGACTATAGTACAGCTACTTGAGCACCTGAGGGCCAGGCCTCCGCTCCAACCCACCCAGGTTCCCAGAACTTGCTGGAAAGAGGGATGAGATGTCTCCTGATCCCTGCAGTTGGGAAGGAGCCAAGGGGGACCAGCTCAGCATGGGTGGTTATGAGACGATAGTGTGAATACTGACATTATCCTGAGGACTGTATTCACTTTCTCTGTTAATTCTCTAATGACTATATAAGGTGTTACCGAGCCTTTTATTGTGGAAGATacagtttaagtaacttgcctgaggttaGTAAGAAACAGAGCGGGAACTCCCTCATATTTGCTTGATACTTAATGATTTTGTCCAGGTTTGCTCCAAGGTTCCCCTTCTAGTaagtagaggaagaggaaagaaggtcGCTAGAAGAAATGTAGGGGACTTGATGGACAGGGCCATGGGCAGTGGCTGTGGTGAATGGGCCAGAGAAATTATGCGGCTATGGGGGAATAGCCAGGTCTAAACTCTGGGGACCAGGAACAGAGGCACTTCatactgtaaaatgaagaaatacacaTTCGGCCCATGGAGGGATGGATGGTTATACCATTGGGTTGAAATCTCAGGGACATTAAGAGGAGGGGTAGGAGATGAGCATGGAGAAGGAGGCTTGGAACCCTACTTCTAAGTACCTTAAATGGCAAGCAAAGGAGTTTGTGCCCAAGCCTGCAGGCAATGAGTCACCAAAGGTCTTTGAGTATGAAAGTGACACGATCGGGACGGTCCTTGGgaagaggaggctgggagaggtgtGCATGGATTGGAGGAGCAGAGGCAAGGCCTGAGGAGCTAAGTTGAGGGGGCGATTAACCGTAAGACATATGGAGGGTAATAAAGAGCCGTCCCAAGGGAGACAGCAATGGCAAGGAGAGGTACCAGGGTGTGAGTCAGAACTGGCAGGACTTGGCAACTGAGTGGCTAGGTACAGGCAGGAGTCGCAGGTGGTGGGAGGATGGTGAGGAACTGGGAGCTCGGGGGCAGAAGAGGAAGTGGGTAAATGGCTCCATTTTGGAGACCCTTGAATTTGAGACGGTAAAACATCCATATGGAGTTTCAGCAGCTCCCTGAATAGCTGGGTCTGAAATTCAGAACAGGTTAGGGTGAGAGACGCAGCTGTGAGAATAGTCCCCATAAAGACAGTAGTCGAGGAGCCCGAGGAAAGAATGAGCCGCAGTCACACAGCGCCCCACGCCTGGTGGGCCCTGCGGTCGCGGTCTTGAACATTTTCGAACAGGGAGCCCtgcgtttttattttttaaatattttatttatttgtttgacagagagagagagcacaagcagggggagcagcagagggagagggagaagcagactccccactgagcagggagcctgatgtggggctcgatcccaggaccctgggatcatgacctgagcggaaggcagatgcttaaccgactgagccacccaggcgtcccaagccctgcatttttattttgccccAGGATCCACAAGGTATGCTAAGGGAGGCACTAAGGAAGAGGATACAATACAGGCTAGGATCCTTAGCCTCAAACCACACATGGGCCTTAGGGGTCTGTGATGTTTGAGAAGTGGGGCAATTTGATGCGTTTGTGCAGTTGTGCATTTGAGATGGGGTTCACAGATTTCATGGGACTGCCAAAGGGGTCTGTGACCGAACAAATTATAAACCAGGATGGTACTGATTGCTGCTGGGAGGGGGAACTGGGTGGGTGGAGGACAGGTGCAGGAGGTTTACTTTTCACTGTATgccctttttcttctgtttgaatGTTTAACTATGGTATATATTACCTGTTCAAAACCGAAATAACTTAAAACAAAGTCTTGATgttgcagagaaagaagagagaccaGAGAGAGGGTCCTGGGGATAAGCAGATGAGGAGGGTGGAGACGCAGCCGCCACTGAGGCAGCAGCAGAACTGGAGTTGAACATGTGGGGGTTCTGCCAAGGGAGGAGGGCTCTGGTTTTtgtaagtaaactctatgcccacagTGGGCCTCAAACTCTccaccctgagatcgagagtagCATGTCCTACTGACGGAGCCCGCCGGGCCCCCAGGAAGAGGGCTTTCGCAAAGGAAGCCTACCACCAATGGTCAAATGTGGCCAAAGGGGAAGATGAGGGAAAAGGCCCAGTGCCTTTCATGTGTCTGAAGCTTCAAATATGCATACTGACAATGGCAGGGCCTCCCCCGTGAGGGGTGCCACACACACCACaagcctccctccccctcactcagCCAGCCCCATCAGCCCAACCCATCTGTGCGTTCCCTCCAGACGCCTACAGCCTACAGGGACGAGCTCAGAACAGACGGAAGCCGAAGCCACGCTCCCGCCAGACTTGGAAGGTGGGGTCTTCTCTGAGAGCCAGGccattcctttcctctctctctcatccagGCGGAGTCGCACCGGGCTGCCAATCCACTGGCGTGAGAGATCAGCAGAGGGCCCTGTGGCCTGAGCTGCTTCCGCCAGGTAAGGTCTTCTCCCCCCCATGCTCCTCCTAACCACTGCGATTTTGTCTGCGCTCCTTTGCTAGCCGGCCCCTGCCACCCCCGCGGTCCCTGACCCACAAGGCGCCCTCACTGGCCAACGGCAGGAAGTGTGTGTGCTCTGCGAGGGGCCCGAGGTGAGGCCAGTCCTGTGTCTCGGAAGGCATCCCTCTGctctgggcccctgctcagagctGGGCCTTTATGCCCTGCTGCACCTAAGCCTCTCTAGAGACTGGGGCGGGGTCTCTCCTCTTCTAAAAGCCTGAGAGGATTTCCTAAGTCTTCTGGGTTAAACCCTCACtcccatggggtgcctgggtggctcagtcgttaagcgtctgccttgggctcagggtgtgatcccagatccctgggattgagccctgcatcgggctccaagctccgctgggagcctgcttcttcctctcccccccccacccccgcttgtgttccctctctcgctggctgtctctgtcaaataaataaataaaatctttaaaagaaaaaaaaaaccctcactcccagaaagcccacccATGCGTACATCTTCTTATTAATCTAACATagttctagccacagcagtcCAAGTCCATTTTTCCCGGCCATCCATCCACAAATAGTTGTTTTGCTGCCATACGCCAGTCACTGCGCTAGGCCCTatgggaaaaacaaatacaggtAAGACACTGCTCCCGCCCTCCAGGAGCTTACAACTGAGCTGGAGAGCTGGGACAAGGTGGTCAACAGCAGCAAACTGGACCACATTTTGACTATCTAACTATCTGGGGGCTATGTCACCTGCTCTTAGAATCCTGAACAGTAGAAACAGAATTTGGAGACAGATTTTAGGAACTGGGTCTTGAAGGATATATGCAGGCTGTAGAAAgatgggagaaagaggaaaaaactgCCTGTGGGGCAACTTCTTGAGCAAATGCACGGGAGACACAAGACATGGTGTATTGCCCACCGAGTAAGATAAAGACCCTCCCTGTAAGAAGGCAGCAAAACTCGAGGGGATGGTACAGCCGAGTTGTCAAGGGGACCCCAAACCAGGTAAGAGCATCCTGCTTCTTAGTCCTTTGTCATCTTGGTGGCTCTCATGGC contains:
- the REM2 gene encoding GTP-binding protein REM 2, which gives rise to MHADLDTDMDTDTETTALCPSGSHQASPPGTPTPETDASLLKKPEKLLAGLDRGGPPPAPGAPRRRGSMPVPYKHQLRRAQAIDELDWPPQASSSGSSDSLGSGEAGPTQKDGIFKVMLVGESGVGKSALAGTFGGLQGDSAHEPENPEDTYERRITVDKEEVTLVVYDIWEQGDAGGWLRDHCLQTGDAFLIVFSVTDRRSFSKVPETLLRLRAGRPHHDLPVILVGNKSDLARSREVSLEEGRHLAGTLSCKHIETSAALHHNTRELFEGAVRQIRLRRGRGRAGGPRPEWGCPDGPPPPARRESLTKKAKRFLANLVPRNAKFFKQRSRSCHDLSVL